A region from the Nostoc sp. HK-01 genome encodes:
- a CDS encoding phosphoglycerate mutase, with product MTLNLYLLRHGETTFSQSGNFCGETDAELTKEGMEMASSFAEIYQKLQWEAVYVSPMKRTIATAKPFCDAIGMEMQLRDGLREGSYGEWETKSKSLIEQNYAQNYIKWLTEPAWNAPKGGETAVEIANRSMPVIAEIQEKHPQGNVLVVSHKATIRIMLCSLLGIDLGRYRYRVNILVASVSMVKFDVNGPLLEILGDRHHIPDHIRSRPGT from the coding sequence ATGACACTCAATTTATATTTACTGCGACATGGAGAAACTACTTTTAGTCAAAGTGGTAATTTCTGCGGTGAAACTGATGCAGAGTTGACAAAAGAAGGAATGGAGATGGCATCGAGTTTTGCCGAGATTTATCAAAAATTGCAGTGGGAAGCTGTTTATGTTAGCCCAATGAAGCGGACAATTGCAACTGCCAAGCCATTTTGTGATGCGATCGGTATGGAGATGCAGTTGCGTGATGGACTTAGAGAAGGTAGTTATGGTGAATGGGAAACTAAGAGTAAATCCTTGATTGAACAGAATTACGCCCAAAACTATATAAAATGGTTGACAGAACCTGCTTGGAATGCGCCCAAAGGTGGAGAAACTGCGGTAGAAATTGCTAACCGTTCTATGCCGGTAATTGCTGAAATTCAAGAAAAACATCCCCAAGGTAATGTTTTAGTAGTTTCCCATAAAGCCACAATTCGGATTATGCTTTGCAGTTTACTGGGAATTGATTTGGGACGCTATCGCTATCGAGTGAATATTTTGGTCGCGTCGGTAAGTATGGTGAAATTTGATGTTAATGGCCCTTTGTTAGAAATCTTAGGCGATCGCCATCATATACCCGATCATATTCGCTCTCGTCCGGGAACATAA
- a CDS encoding glucose inhibited division protein B → MTNSTTPLLPEMAEIWQQTLNWQPTTQQQTKFQQLYELILSGNSQLNLTRITEPQEFWEKHLWDSLRGIVLNNQFIASLQTGASVIDIGTGAGFPGVPVGMIAPNSTITLLDSTRKKIAFIDKVLTTLELSNCKTLVGRVEEIGQQTQHRQTYDLALIRAVGTASECAEYSLPLIKKGGLAVIYRGTWTEEETTALQNAVKQLGGEIVSIEQFTTPLTNSIRHCLYLRKVASTPSQFPRAVGIPHQKPL, encoded by the coding sequence ATGACTAATTCCACAACACCCTTGCTGCCAGAAATGGCAGAAATTTGGCAGCAAACCCTTAATTGGCAACCAACTACACAGCAACAGACAAAATTCCAGCAACTTTATGAGTTAATTCTGTCAGGTAACAGCCAATTAAACTTAACTCGCATCACCGAACCTCAAGAATTTTGGGAAAAACATCTCTGGGATTCATTGCGGGGAATTGTACTAAACAACCAATTTATTGCATCTCTTCAAACAGGTGCATCAGTCATTGATATTGGTACAGGTGCAGGTTTTCCCGGTGTTCCGGTAGGAATGATTGCACCCAACAGCACAATTACTCTGCTAGATTCCACCCGCAAAAAAATTGCTTTTATCGACAAAGTATTAACTACATTAGAACTCAGCAATTGTAAAACTCTCGTTGGCAGAGTAGAAGAAATTGGTCAACAAACCCAACACCGCCAAACCTATGATCTTGCCTTAATTCGCGCCGTCGGTACAGCTTCCGAATGTGCAGAGTACAGCCTACCACTAATTAAAAAAGGTGGTTTAGCAGTAATTTATCGAGGTACTTGGACTGAAGAAGAAACTACAGCTTTGCAAAATGCTGTTAAACAATTAGGTGGTGAAATTGTCTCAATAGAACAATTCACTACTCCCCTAACTAATAGCATCCGTCACTGCTTATATCTGCGAAAAGTAGCAAGCACACCGTCTCAATTTCCCCGTGCAGTTGGCATACCTCATCAAAAGCCATTATGA
- a CDS encoding response regulator receiver protein produces MNLTSTSPIPKIPLLLIVEDSNEDFEALHRLLQRSPMKISIQRCVNGEQALAFLYRTGNYRDREISLMPGLIVLDLNLPGTDGREVLRQIKQDDHLKIVPVVVFTTSNNPKDIEDCYRYGVNSYIVKPINFEQLKRDIQTLIRYWFEVTKLPEHLEY; encoded by the coding sequence TTGAATCTTACTTCCACTTCACCTATCCCCAAAATACCCCTGCTGTTAATTGTGGAAGACAGTAATGAAGACTTTGAAGCACTACACAGATTGTTACAGCGATCGCCCATGAAAATTTCCATTCAGCGGTGTGTAAATGGCGAACAAGCTTTAGCGTTTCTTTACCGCACTGGGAACTATCGCGATCGCGAAATTTCTTTAATGCCAGGGTTGATTGTTCTGGATTTAAACCTACCTGGAACCGATGGTAGAGAGGTATTGCGCCAGATCAAACAAGATGATCATCTCAAAATCGTTCCAGTTGTCGTGTTCACCACCTCTAATAACCCCAAAGATATCGAAGATTGTTACCGATACGGAGTTAACAGCTACATCGTCAAGCCGATAAATTTTGAGCAATTAAAACGAGATATACAAACGCTGATCCGCTACTGGTTTGAGGTGACTAAGCTTCCTGAACATCTGGAGTATTAA
- a CDS encoding metallophosphoesterase, with amino-acid sequence MLQRGIDQTSMIIDDGKDENPEFSFLVIGDSGTKSHYGHHPQREVAELMLAHKDDCRFVLHTGDVIYVVGSHEYYPANFIEPYREFLVGGENPKNIAYDRMTFNLPFLPVLGNHDYYDVPFAYRWLTGSTLRLRRMLRYKDFEIGWHGSNQGDAYSRAFLDYLAALTSADELQHHLDQNYTGKTDTGRCLRYIPGEFTRVPNRYYSFRYGGIDFFALDSNTFNMPSPLPTTQAGEIYRQELQKRRQEIDKEEEQILAISDRLNPDNPADAEQLDDLSAKLDQINEVKIDIEKQLSSHQSPTIDFEQLEWLRDRLIESWHTSEVRGRILFFHHPPYVTEATKWSQAQTLAVRHRLRWVLEQVKENLGSLTQGRPLVDLIFNGHAHCLEYLRIADTGYADSHIPCIVSGGSGRRPRRQRSEGTELLERFTELPSSPIRKVADSLLYVGRYGYGSQTRLPYSCVRVDVQDGYPLKFIVRPLVAERVDQQWYQHEMEPLMF; translated from the coding sequence ATGCTCCAGCGCGGCATCGATCAAACCAGTATGATAATTGACGATGGCAAAGATGAGAATCCCGAATTTTCGTTTTTGGTGATTGGAGATAGTGGTACAAAATCTCATTACGGACACCACCCGCAACGCGAAGTAGCTGAATTAATGCTGGCGCATAAAGATGATTGCCGTTTTGTGCTGCATACCGGTGATGTGATTTATGTGGTAGGTTCCCATGAATATTACCCAGCCAACTTTATTGAACCTTACCGAGAATTTTTAGTGGGTGGCGAGAACCCCAAGAATATTGCTTACGATCGCATGACCTTTAACTTACCGTTTTTACCAGTTCTCGGCAACCACGATTATTATGATGTCCCATTTGCCTACCGTTGGTTAACAGGTAGCACACTCAGGTTGCGGCGGATGTTGCGTTACAAAGATTTTGAAATTGGTTGGCATGGTTCTAATCAAGGAGATGCTTATTCACGCGCCTTTCTAGATTATCTAGCCGCCTTGACTTCTGCTGACGAATTACAGCACCATTTAGACCAAAATTACACAGGTAAAACAGACACTGGCCGTTGTTTGCGTTACATACCAGGAGAATTTACCCGTGTACCCAATCGTTATTACAGTTTTCGGTATGGTGGTATAGATTTTTTCGCATTGGATTCCAATACATTTAATATGCCATCGCCTTTACCGACAACCCAAGCTGGAGAAATTTACCGCCAGGAATTGCAAAAACGCCGCCAGGAAATAGACAAAGAAGAAGAACAGATTTTGGCAATAAGCGATCGCCTCAATCCCGATAACCCAGCCGATGCGGAACAACTCGACGACCTCAGTGCCAAATTAGACCAAATTAACGAAGTCAAAATTGACATCGAGAAACAATTATCATCTCACCAGTCGCCCACAATTGATTTTGAACAACTAGAATGGTTGCGCGACAGACTCATTGAATCTTGGCATACTTCAGAAGTTCGCGGTCGGATACTCTTTTTTCATCACCCTCCATACGTCACCGAAGCCACAAAATGGAGTCAAGCACAAACTTTAGCAGTGCGTCATCGGTTACGTTGGGTTTTGGAACAAGTCAAAGAAAATCTTGGTTCTCTTACACAAGGCCGACCCTTAGTTGATTTAATATTTAACGGTCATGCTCACTGTTTAGAATATCTCCGCATAGCCGATACAGGATATGCAGATTCCCATATTCCTTGCATTGTCTCTGGTGGTAGTGGTCGCCGTCCTCGCCGTCAGCGCAGTGAGGGAACGGAATTGTTAGAGAGGTTTACTGAACTTCCTAGTAGTCCGATTCGCAAAGTTGCAGACTCCTTACTTTATGTCGGTCGCTATGGTTACGGTTCTCAAACACGCTTACCTTATTCCTGCGTGCGAGTTGATGTTCAAGATGGTTATCCACTTAAATTTATTGTTCGACCTTTAGTCGCTGAACGCGTTGACCAACAATGGTATCAGCATGAAATGGAACCATTGATGTTCTGA
- a CDS encoding cyclic nucleotide-binding protein produces the protein MISQVPEKQMHIVRWLLAIGWLTLIFSLFYDPVSVWLTDPSNTLSPFHLHPEKYLDPDDCVKLQDVCLPQPPYAMGARIFWAMVLPIGIMILILFGHEFWRRICPLYFFSQIPRALGIQRKRKVVNPDTGNIRYELAGVEKESWLGRNYLYLQMFLFYLGLNIRILFVNSDRTAMALFLLFTIASSIAVGYLFKGRSWCQYICPMAPVQMFYTGPRGLLGSDAHLKPPQSITQSMCRSVDTSGKEKSACVSCQSPCIDIDSERSYWEGITRHDQKVVFYTYFGLMFGFYLYYFLYAGNWEYYYSGAWTHEDGQLSSLLNPGFYIYQQAIPIPKIIASPITLAVCAGLSYLICQTLENVYRAFLKRKGRNISEEDILHVCFVLCTFISFNVFFSFGGRPNISLFPSWFILILNAFIVLVSSLWLHRSLGRSRDNYSRESLASSLRRQLNKLAVDWSKFLEGRSLQDLLPNEVYVLAKVLPGFSRADRLRVYKGVLQESLQEGNVQSADSLEVLKDVRKELNISDEEHYSVLAELGVEDPGLLDPQRQLSRENQLRIDSYRRALELVIQELVETGTPLSDAFERKQKQIMSLRQEYAITSAEQEQVLAEMFNQDGALLRTAETLLSQLQDLAVRYQALQNLVSNPQAPVYVLLRQAVQEKQKLIVTQLLSILEILGDTPEALDIARSIGVLAANILGDILRSNEEQSKWISRLSMRVIASLRQAKDLVTQSVGIATDINPGIADTQIDAPNSIRNSASTNTSTWSSIVAPTQIPEPALRSDVIIDVLMQLLQDIDPLVQAASLYALHQIDPSLGFQQARQLLDTKSIKDQLVIETAGRILGQGQTHAKNTVPTMIAQIKIMGRVERRVFQQSTVRVGREVGNDIIISDNRVSRQHAIFYLDEKGVSVKDLGSSNGLRIGKTQILDQQAQLQQGDVVRFSSGDDIVILVQWEMQAQQGDTLAEALGTLEKLLWLYKSSFFSGLKANVLIDLAKNSHVRVYRPEEEICRMGTVAHDLIVLIDGEARVSQSMGNQDLSGMILPGQTIGELEVLNHTNYAATVVASGTRTKTLRINAENFEAVLAQDTLLARNILELLSNRLQASLGQACSITQL, from the coding sequence ATGATTAGTCAAGTCCCAGAAAAACAGATGCACATTGTCAGGTGGCTGCTTGCTATCGGCTGGCTGACATTAATTTTTTCTTTATTTTATGATCCTGTTTCAGTTTGGTTAACCGACCCTAGTAATACCCTTAGTCCGTTTCATCTCCATCCAGAGAAATATCTCGATCCAGATGACTGTGTGAAACTTCAGGACGTATGTTTACCGCAACCGCCCTATGCGATGGGAGCGCGGATCTTCTGGGCGATGGTACTGCCCATCGGGATCATGATTTTAATCCTGTTTGGGCATGAATTTTGGCGGCGGATTTGTCCGTTATATTTCTTTTCCCAAATTCCTCGTGCCTTGGGGATTCAACGCAAGCGTAAAGTCGTCAACCCAGACACAGGTAACATTCGTTACGAATTAGCTGGTGTAGAAAAGGAATCTTGGTTAGGGCGCAATTACCTATACCTGCAAATGTTCCTTTTTTACCTCGGCTTGAACATCCGCATTTTATTTGTGAATAGCGATCGCACAGCAATGGCTTTATTTTTACTGTTCACCATTGCTTCTTCGATCGCAGTCGGCTATTTATTCAAAGGCAGAAGTTGGTGTCAATACATCTGTCCAATGGCTCCTGTACAAATGTTTTATACAGGCCCCAGAGGATTGTTAGGTAGTGATGCCCACCTCAAACCGCCCCAAAGCATTACTCAATCCATGTGTCGCAGTGTAGATACTAGCGGTAAAGAAAAAAGTGCTTGTGTCAGCTGTCAATCTCCTTGCATCGACATTGACTCAGAACGCTCCTACTGGGAAGGCATCACTAGACACGACCAAAAAGTAGTGTTCTACACCTATTTTGGGTTGATGTTTGGGTTCTACCTCTACTACTTCTTGTATGCAGGTAATTGGGAATATTACTACTCAGGAGCTTGGACACATGAAGACGGGCAGTTAAGTTCTCTACTCAATCCTGGCTTTTATATCTATCAACAAGCCATTCCCATTCCCAAAATCATTGCATCACCAATTACCCTGGCTGTGTGTGCGGGCTTGAGCTACTTGATTTGTCAAACCCTAGAAAATGTTTATCGAGCCTTCCTGAAACGTAAAGGCAGAAACATTAGCGAAGAAGATATTTTGCACGTTTGCTTTGTCTTGTGTACGTTTATCTCCTTCAACGTCTTCTTCTCATTCGGTGGTCGCCCCAACATCAGTTTGTTTCCCAGTTGGTTTATTTTGATACTAAACGCCTTTATCGTTTTAGTCAGTAGCTTGTGGTTGCACAGAAGTTTAGGCCGGAGCCGAGACAATTATTCCCGTGAGAGTTTGGCTAGTAGTTTGCGTCGTCAGTTGAACAAACTAGCAGTAGATTGGAGCAAATTCCTCGAAGGGCGATCGCTCCAAGACCTACTTCCTAACGAAGTGTACGTTCTTGCTAAAGTACTACCTGGTTTTAGCCGTGCCGACAGACTACGAGTATATAAAGGCGTATTGCAAGAATCCCTCCAAGAAGGTAACGTCCAATCTGCCGACAGCTTAGAAGTTCTCAAAGATGTCCGCAAAGAACTGAACATCAGCGATGAAGAACACTACTCCGTACTCGCAGAACTAGGTGTCGAAGACCCTGGCCTACTCGATCCCCAAAGACAACTCAGCCGGGAAAACCAACTGCGGATTGATAGTTATCGTCGCGCACTCGAATTAGTTATTCAAGAACTAGTAGAAACAGGCACTCCCTTATCAGATGCTTTCGAGCGCAAGCAAAAGCAAATCATGAGCTTGCGTCAAGAGTATGCCATTACATCTGCCGAACAAGAACAAGTCTTGGCAGAAATGTTTAACCAAGATGGCGCACTACTAAGGACAGCCGAGACCTTATTATCTCAATTGCAAGACTTAGCAGTTCGCTATCAAGCGCTGCAAAACTTAGTTTCTAATCCTCAAGCACCTGTTTACGTCCTATTGCGACAAGCAGTTCAAGAAAAACAAAAACTGATTGTCACCCAATTACTCAGCATCCTGGAAATTTTAGGAGATACCCCAGAAGCCCTCGACATTGCCCGTTCTATCGGTGTACTAGCAGCAAATATCTTAGGAGATATTCTGCGGTCTAATGAAGAGCAGTCGAAGTGGATATCTCGTCTCAGTATGAGAGTCATCGCCTCTTTACGCCAAGCCAAAGACCTAGTAACTCAATCCGTTGGTATAGCCACAGACATCAATCCGGGAATCGCCGATACACAAATCGACGCTCCCAATTCCATTCGGAATTCCGCTTCCACCAATACCTCTACTTGGAGTTCCATCGTAGCGCCCACCCAAATCCCAGAACCTGCATTACGTTCTGATGTGATTATTGATGTCTTAATGCAATTACTACAAGACATTGATCCCTTAGTCCAAGCAGCCAGTCTGTATGCGCTACATCAAATCGATCCTAGTCTTGGTTTCCAACAAGCTCGTCAGTTGTTAGATACGAAGTCCATTAAAGATCAACTGGTGATCGAAACAGCCGGACGCATTCTTGGTCAAGGACAGACCCACGCCAAAAATACCGTACCGACCATGATTGCTCAAATCAAAATCATGGGGCGTGTAGAAAGACGAGTGTTTCAACAGTCAACAGTTCGTGTCGGACGTGAAGTTGGCAACGACATCATCATTTCCGATAACCGTGTTTCTCGTCAGCACGCCATCTTCTACCTTGATGAAAAAGGCGTGAGCGTCAAAGATTTAGGTAGCAGCAACGGTTTGCGGATTGGTAAAACACAAATCCTTGATCAGCAAGCACAACTCCAACAGGGTGATGTTGTCCGCTTCAGCAGTGGCGACGATATCGTGATTCTGGTGCAATGGGAAATGCAAGCCCAACAAGGAGACACCCTAGCTGAAGCTTTAGGAACCTTAGAAAAGTTGTTATGGCTGTATAAGAGCAGCTTCTTCTCTGGACTAAAAGCAAATGTCCTAATTGATTTAGCGAAAAATAGCCATGTCCGAGTCTATCGACCAGAAGAAGAAATTTGCCGTATGGGTACAGTGGCTCATGATCTGATCGTCTTAATCGACGGTGAAGCTAGAGTCAGTCAAAGCATGGGTAATCAAGATTTGTCAGGAATGATTTTACCTGGGCAAACCATTGGTGAATTAGAAGTATTAAACCACACTAACTATGCGGCAACCGTAGTAGCATCCGGTACCAGAACGAAGACATTGAGAATCAATGCTGAGAATTTTGAGGCAGTGCTGGCCCAAGACACCTTACTAGCCAGAAATATCTTGGAGCTTTTGAGTAATCGTCTGCAAGCAAGTCTAGGACAAGCTTGTTCCATAACGCAACTCTAA
- a CDS encoding NUDIX hydrolase, with product MSKSGEIRVIALGLIRDGERIFVSEGYDPAKQSHFYRALGGGVDFGETSYAALQREFREEIQAELTNIRYLGCIENLFIYNNRQGHEIIQLYQCDFVDSKFYQLESLMFSESGTHHHRALWVEISRFKSGELRLVPEEFFNYL from the coding sequence ATGAGTAAATCAGGGGAAATTCGGGTCATAGCTTTAGGACTAATTCGGGATGGTGAGCGAATTTTTGTTTCTGAAGGTTATGACCCTGCAAAGCAGTCTCATTTTTATCGCGCCTTGGGTGGTGGCGTTGATTTTGGAGAAACTAGTTATGCAGCTTTACAGCGAGAATTTCGAGAAGAAATTCAAGCTGAGTTAACTAATATTCGCTACTTGGGTTGTATTGAAAACTTATTTATCTATAATAATCGGCAAGGGCATGAAATCATTCAACTTTATCAATGCGATTTTGTTGATTCTAAGTTTTATCAACTAGAAAGTTTAATGTTTTCGGAATCAGGAACTCATCATCATCGGGCGTTGTGGGTTGAGATTTCTCGGTTTAAATCTGGTGAACTTAGGTTAGTGCCAGAGGAATTTTTTAATTATTTATAA
- a CDS encoding multi-sensor signal transduction histidine kinase: MADKTIDLTNCDREPIHIPGLIQPHGVLLVLQDFHLEIMQVSNNTRKIIGYQPEELLGKQLSYLLDAKQIQKIQQCLTEDFESINPLDLSLKHSNKSMYFDGIVHRLDSVIILELEPKKAKQKTDFVDFYHQVKGTITRIQKAPTLLEMCQIVVKEVRHITGFERVMVYRFDQEGAGCVIAEDTDQEIPYLDLHYPPSDIPKQARHLYILNWLRLIPDVNYQPVALIPPNHPLTNQPLDLSLSVLRSVSPIHLEYMRNMGVTASMSISLMQNQQLWGLIACHHSSPKYIPYNIRTTCEFIGQVMSVELANKEASEDIDYKMQLKSLQTQFVEALSQTKYFLDGMVQLKSQLLNLVKATGVVIYSSNQCIQIGETPSEAEVHALLNWIKPQLDQGVFETPSLSKNYPDGASFSAIASGVLALEISRVHHNYIIWFRPEVIQTVNWGGNPHKPVEVLSDGSFQMSPRKSFELWQETVRGYALPWKLCEITAVTELRSLIVGIVLRQADELASMNFELQRSNEELDSFAYIASHDLKEPLRGIHNYANFLMEDYAEILNQDGIAKLQTLVRLTQRMEDLINSLLHFSRLGRAEIMRQTVNLQDLLQQVINTFSITRPQSEIEFRIPQTLPKIECDRAQVNELFTNLISNAIKYNDKAQKWVEIGYIQQEPPNTPLTALPIFYVRDNGIGILEKHLDKIFQIFRRLHGRDEFGGGTGAGLTIARKIVERHGGRIWVESTPTQGSTFYFTLAPEAIA, from the coding sequence CAAGCAAATTCAGAAAATTCAGCAATGCCTAACAGAAGATTTCGAGAGTATTAATCCCCTCGACTTGTCACTCAAGCATTCAAATAAATCTATGTATTTTGATGGCATTGTCCATCGTTTAGATTCAGTCATTATTTTGGAACTAGAACCAAAAAAGGCGAAACAAAAAACCGATTTTGTTGACTTTTATCACCAGGTGAAGGGAACTATTACCCGGATTCAAAAAGCACCCACATTGCTAGAGATGTGCCAGATTGTGGTGAAAGAAGTTCGGCACATTACTGGCTTTGAGCGCGTCATGGTCTATCGGTTTGATCAAGAAGGTGCAGGCTGCGTCATTGCTGAAGATACTGACCAGGAAATACCTTATCTAGATTTACACTACCCACCTTCCGATATTCCCAAGCAAGCCCGACATCTTTACATCCTCAATTGGCTGCGGCTGATTCCAGATGTCAACTATCAGCCTGTTGCCTTAATTCCGCCAAATCACCCCCTCACTAATCAACCCCTCGATTTGAGTTTGTCGGTGTTGCGGAGTGTCTCGCCAATTCACTTGGAGTATATGCGAAATATGGGCGTGACGGCTTCCATGTCCATTTCTCTGATGCAAAATCAACAATTGTGGGGATTAATTGCCTGTCATCATTCGTCACCTAAATATATTCCCTACAACATTCGTACCACTTGTGAATTTATTGGACAGGTGATGTCTGTAGAACTGGCGAATAAAGAAGCCAGTGAAGACATCGACTACAAAATGCAGTTGAAGTCATTACAAACTCAATTTGTCGAGGCTTTATCTCAAACCAAGTATTTCCTCGATGGAATGGTGCAGTTGAAATCTCAATTACTCAATCTGGTAAAAGCTACTGGAGTGGTGATTTACAGCAGTAACCAGTGTATTCAAATAGGGGAAACACCCTCAGAAGCAGAAGTACATGCTTTACTCAACTGGATTAAACCACAACTGGATCAAGGTGTATTTGAAACACCATCGCTCTCTAAAAACTATCCAGATGGTGCGTCGTTTTCAGCGATCGCCAGTGGAGTGTTAGCCCTAGAAATTTCTAGGGTACATCACAATTACATTATCTGGTTTCGACCAGAAGTCATTCAAACTGTGAATTGGGGCGGCAACCCTCACAAGCCTGTGGAAGTTTTGTCGGATGGCAGTTTCCAGATGTCGCCGCGTAAATCCTTTGAGTTGTGGCAAGAAACAGTGCGGGGTTATGCCTTACCTTGGAAACTCTGCGAAATTACAGCAGTTACAGAATTACGGAGTTTAATTGTCGGTATTGTGTTACGCCAAGCCGACGAATTGGCTTCAATGAATTTTGAATTACAACGCAGCAATGAGGAACTCGATTCCTTTGCTTATATTGCTTCCCACGATTTGAAGGAACCACTGCGCGGCATTCACAACTACGCTAACTTTTTGATGGAAGATTATGCAGAAATACTCAATCAAGATGGAATAGCCAAACTGCAAACTTTGGTGCGGTTGACGCAACGGATGGAAGACCTGATCAATTCACTGTTGCATTTCTCTCGCTTGGGACGCGCTGAAATCATGCGGCAAACAGTGAACTTGCAGGATTTATTACAACAGGTAATCAATACCTTCAGCATTACACGACCGCAAAGTGAAATTGAATTTCGGATTCCGCAAACTCTGCCCAAGATTGAGTGCGATCGCGCTCAGGTGAATGAACTTTTCACCAACCTCATCAGCAACGCTATTAAGTACAACGATAAAGCACAAAAGTGGGTGGAAATTGGCTACATTCAACAGGAGCCTCCCAACACTCCGCTAACAGCACTACCAATTTTCTACGTCCGTGATAACGGCATTGGTATCCTGGAAAAGCATCTCGACAAAATCTTTCAAATCTTCCGCCGCTTACATGGACGGGACGAGTTTGGCGGTGGAACTGGTGCCGGATTAACTATTGCTCGCAAAATTGTGGAACGGCACGGGGGGAGAATTTGGGTAGAATCTACACCTACTCAAGGTAGTACATTTTACTTCACCTTAGCACCGGAGGCAATCGCTTGA
- a CDS encoding ABC transporter-like protein: protein MLYLRNLIYHPTACPTAILKSINLELPPQQLGLIIGPSGSGKSTLLEILSGLAEPTSGGVFWREQELIAEQLQQLAGIVFQFPERHFCGGTILEELRLGHPELGSERVKQALSEVGLEHLSLSAAPYALSGGQQRRLALAVQLIRQPNVLLLDEPTAGLDWSMRQQLVNLLAKLKQDWTLLVVTHDAGDMLAIADRCWTLNHGELQSVDPATLSSKVKEPQPAV, encoded by the coding sequence ATGCTCTATCTCAGAAATTTAATTTATCATCCCACAGCTTGTCCAACCGCAATTCTCAAGTCAATTAACCTAGAATTACCGCCTCAGCAGTTAGGTTTAATTATCGGCCCTAGTGGTTCTGGCAAAAGTACCTTACTCGAAATTTTGTCTGGACTAGCCGAACCCACTTCCGGTGGAGTGTTTTGGCGAGAACAAGAACTCATCGCCGAACAGCTACAACAACTAGCTGGAATCGTGTTTCAGTTTCCTGAACGGCACTTTTGCGGCGGGACAATTTTAGAAGAATTGCGCCTAGGACATCCTGAGTTAGGGTCAGAACGAGTCAAACAAGCCCTCAGCGAAGTGGGATTAGAGCATTTATCCTTGTCTGCTGCGCCTTATGCTTTAAGTGGAGGACAGCAACGGCGTTTAGCTTTAGCAGTGCAATTAATTCGTCAGCCAAATGTCTTGTTATTAGATGAACCTACTGCTGGTTTAGATTGGTCAATGCGCCAGCAGCTAGTCAACTTATTGGCGAAACTCAAACAAGACTGGACATTGTTAGTAGTAACACATGATGCTGGAGATATGTTAGCGATCGCCGACCGTTGTTGGACACTCAATCATGGTGAACTGCAATCAGTTGATCCAGCAACACTTAGTAGTAAAGTGAAAGAACCCCAACCAGCGGTGTGA